Proteins encoded by one window of Vanacampus margaritifer isolate UIUO_Vmar chromosome 17, RoL_Vmar_1.0, whole genome shotgun sequence:
- the LOC144036950 gene encoding uncharacterized protein LOC144036950 produces the protein MSNRCSRKFEGSRIFTGHAEMVRWEAFDEMTRICCRGQKCRFPSNRRLEEEPNGMRQKNSSTSQGSSDTQKFVELPDLVSGAKRILDQGQMVAQEGTATKQIWI, from the exons ATGAGTAACAGATGCAGTAGAAAATTCGAAGGCTCCAG aaTTTTTACAGGACATGCTGAGATGGTCAGGTGGGAGGCATTTGATGAAATGACACGGATCTGCTGCCGGGGTCAGAAATGTCGTTTTCCCTCAAATCGGAG GCTGGAAGAGGAGCCAAATGGGATGAGGCAAAAGAACAGTTCCACAAGTCAAGGATCAAGCGACACACAAAA GTTTGTGGAGTTACCAGATTTGGTGAGCGGTGCCAAGAGGATTCTGGACCAAG GGCAGATGGTGGCTCAAGAAGGGACCGCCACCAAACAAATCTGGATTTAG
- the edn1 gene encoding endothelin-1: MDIYILLSVLSVMHSWILSTAFSAPVEASPTVSQVRHVRKKRCSCATFLDKECVYFCHLDIIWVNTPERVVSYGLGNAPRKRRSVPVATATQTSGFRCQCLHQGDLTCTDFCQRLDNSNLRDETSANSEIFSDEGLKMGTDMSRMNNQRRAPPHLLRAVTKTQQLLKKWAPRHRVRTRRAERTTP; the protein is encoded by the exons AtggatatttacattttactttcCGTCTTGTCCGTGATGCACTCCTGGATTTTAAGCACAG CGTTCTCTGCGCCTGTTGAAGCGTCACCAACCGTCTCCCAAGTGCGCCACGTGCGCAAAAAGCGCTGCTCGTGCGCCACTTTCTTGGACAAGGAGTGCGTCTATTTCTGCCACTTGGACATCATATGGGTCAACACGCCTGA GCGCGTCGTCTCTTATGGCTTGGGCAATGCCCCCAGGAAAAGGCGTTCGGTGCCAGTCGCCACGGCAACCCAGACCAGTGGCTTCCGGTGCCAGTGCCTGCATCAGGGAGACCTCACCTGCACTGACTTCTGCCAGAGGCTGGACAACAGCAACCTCAG GGATGAAACATCAGCAAACAGTGAAATCTTTTCTGATGAGGGTCTCAAGATGGGGACTGACATGAGCAG AATGAACAATCAGAGAAGGGCGCCGCCTCACTTGCTCAGAGCCGTGACCAAAACGCAGCAGCTTCTCAAGAAGTGGGCGCCACGCCACAGGGTGAGAACGCGGCGGGCTGAGAGGACGACCCCCTAA